One Mycolicibacterium fortuitum subsp. fortuitum genomic window carries:
- a CDS encoding PucR family transcriptional regulator: MDPAVASASTVVMDRLIARQGAVSQSVQKALASHITQLRGDRELLQLLGASVAGNVETIFNALRHDISLDNIEPPTAALEYARRVAQRGVPMDALVRAYRLGHSLVIDAASDEVNAAVPDARTGLAVFERITSVSFRYIDWISQQVVVVYEEERDRWLANQNSARALRVREILEAPSGSILDPEALTTALRYPIQRRHLAAVLWWPAEAEHEDGLGQLESVLRDMAESVETQGSPLFVAADRNTGWGWIPLSAATAATAIDTIRTGLAERGATVAVALGTPLYGVDGFRRSHRQAVKARGVALAAGTAGVTAADDPGLAAAALIGENIDDAREFVAQTLGALASDTANDARLRETLRVYLHDGASYKSAGEKLNLHFNSVKYRVGRAVERRGRPVGDDRLDVELALLLCHRYGTAVLSAP, translated from the coding sequence ATGGACCCTGCGGTCGCTTCTGCTTCCACCGTTGTGATGGACCGGCTGATAGCCCGGCAAGGCGCAGTGAGCCAATCCGTGCAAAAGGCCCTAGCCAGCCATATCACCCAGCTCCGTGGCGACCGGGAGTTACTGCAACTGCTCGGGGCCAGCGTCGCGGGCAACGTCGAGACCATCTTCAATGCGCTACGCCACGACATATCGCTGGACAACATCGAGCCGCCCACCGCGGCCCTCGAGTACGCCCGGCGGGTGGCGCAGCGCGGCGTCCCCATGGACGCCCTGGTGCGGGCGTACCGGCTGGGACACTCTCTGGTGATCGACGCCGCGTCCGACGAGGTCAACGCCGCCGTACCGGACGCGCGAACCGGGTTGGCGGTGTTCGAACGGATCACGTCTGTGTCGTTCCGCTACATCGACTGGATCAGTCAGCAGGTCGTGGTGGTGTACGAGGAAGAACGTGACCGGTGGCTGGCCAACCAGAACAGTGCCAGGGCATTGCGGGTGCGCGAGATTCTGGAAGCTCCGTCAGGCTCGATCCTCGATCCGGAAGCTCTCACGACGGCGCTGCGTTACCCGATTCAACGCAGGCACCTGGCGGCAGTACTGTGGTGGCCCGCCGAAGCCGAGCACGAGGACGGCCTGGGCCAGCTGGAATCCGTGCTGCGAGACATGGCCGAAAGCGTTGAAACACAAGGTAGTCCGCTGTTCGTCGCGGCCGATCGCAACACCGGATGGGGTTGGATCCCCCTTTCGGCGGCGACGGCCGCCACCGCAATCGACACCATCCGAACCGGCCTCGCCGAGCGCGGGGCCACGGTCGCGGTCGCGCTCGGCACTCCGCTGTACGGCGTCGACGGCTTCCGCAGATCGCACCGCCAGGCCGTGAAGGCCCGTGGCGTCGCGCTGGCGGCAGGCACCGCCGGGGTCACCGCCGCCGATGATCCCGGCCTGGCAGCAGCAGCCTTGATCGGTGAAAATATCGACGATGCACGGGAATTCGTAGCCCAGACATTGGGTGCGCTGGCGTCGGATACCGCCAACGACGCGCGGCTACGCGAAACCCTGCGCGTGTACCTGCACGACGGCGCCAGCTACAAGTCGGCAGGCGAAAAGCTCAACCTGCATTTCAACTCGGTCAAGTACCGTGTCGGCCGCGCAGTGGAACGCCGCGGCAGGCCAGTGGGCGACGACCGGCTCGACGTCGAACTGGCGCTACTGCTGTGTCACCGGTACGGCACCGCGGTACTGTCGGCGCCCTGA
- a CDS encoding acyl-CoA carboxylase subunit beta: protein MTNKTTAELLAELREKLEIAADPGDEKAKARRDKKGIPSARARIHALLDPGSFLEIGALAKTPGDPNALFGDGVVTGHGTINGRPVGVFSHDQTVFQGSVGEMFGRKVARLMEWVAMVGCPIIGINDSAGARIQDAVTSLAWYAELGRRHEMLRGLVPEISLIFGKCAGGAVYSPIQTDLLVAVRDQGYMFITGPDVIKDVTGEDVSFDELGGADVQAQRGNIHKVVESEAAAYQYVRDYLSFLPSNHFDSPPIINPGLEPEITPHDLELDSIVPDADNMAYDMHEILLRIFDDGDVFEIADQRGPAMITAFARVDGHPVGVIANQPMHMSGAVDNEASDKAASFIRFCDSYNLPLVFVVDTPGAMPGVAEEKGGIIKRGGRFFNAIVEADVPKVTVIIRKAYGGGYAVMGSKQLSADLNFAWPTARIAVIGAEGAAQLLVKRFPDPNAPEVQKIRADFIEGYNLNMATPWIAAERGYIDGVIQPHETRLLLRKSLKLLRDKQNGPKVQRKHGLLPL, encoded by the coding sequence GTGACGAACAAGACCACCGCTGAGCTGCTGGCGGAGCTCCGCGAGAAGCTGGAGATCGCTGCCGATCCGGGCGATGAGAAGGCCAAGGCCCGACGGGACAAGAAGGGCATCCCGTCGGCCCGCGCCAGGATCCATGCTCTGCTCGACCCGGGCAGCTTCCTGGAGATCGGTGCGCTGGCCAAGACTCCGGGTGATCCGAACGCATTGTTCGGCGACGGCGTGGTGACCGGGCACGGCACCATCAACGGACGACCGGTCGGTGTGTTCAGCCACGACCAGACGGTGTTCCAGGGTTCGGTCGGTGAGATGTTCGGCCGCAAGGTGGCCCGGCTGATGGAGTGGGTGGCCATGGTCGGCTGCCCGATCATCGGCATCAACGATTCCGCCGGTGCTCGCATCCAGGACGCGGTCACGTCGCTGGCCTGGTACGCCGAACTCGGCCGTCGCCATGAGATGCTGCGCGGCCTGGTTCCCGAGATCTCGCTGATCTTCGGTAAATGTGCCGGCGGCGCGGTCTATTCGCCGATCCAGACCGATCTGCTGGTGGCGGTGCGCGACCAGGGCTACATGTTCATCACCGGCCCCGACGTGATCAAGGACGTCACGGGCGAGGACGTGAGCTTCGATGAGCTCGGCGGTGCCGATGTCCAGGCGCAGCGCGGCAACATCCACAAGGTGGTCGAGTCGGAGGCCGCGGCCTACCAGTACGTGCGTGACTACCTGAGCTTCCTGCCGTCGAACCACTTCGACAGCCCGCCGATCATCAACCCGGGCCTGGAGCCGGAGATCACCCCGCACGATCTCGAACTGGATTCGATCGTGCCGGACGCCGACAACATGGCCTACGACATGCACGAGATCCTGCTGCGGATCTTCGACGACGGCGACGTGTTCGAGATCGCCGACCAGCGCGGTCCGGCAATGATCACCGCGTTCGCGCGGGTGGACGGGCATCCTGTCGGTGTCATCGCCAACCAGCCGATGCACATGTCCGGTGCGGTCGACAACGAGGCGTCCGACAAGGCGGCCAGCTTCATCCGCTTCTGCGACTCCTACAACCTGCCTTTGGTTTTCGTGGTCGACACCCCGGGCGCCATGCCGGGTGTGGCCGAGGAGAAGGGCGGCATCATCAAGCGCGGTGGCCGGTTCTTCAACGCCATCGTCGAGGCCGATGTGCCGAAGGTGACCGTCATCATCCGCAAGGCCTACGGCGGCGGGTACGCGGTGATGGGCTCCAAGCAGCTCTCGGCAGACCTGAACTTCGCCTGGCCGACCGCACGCATCGCGGTCATCGGTGCTGAGGGTGCGGCGCAGCTGTTGGTGAAGCGCTTCCCGGATCCGAATGCGCCTGAGGTGCAGAAGATTCGCGCCGACTTCATCGAGGGCTACAACCTCAACATGGCCACGCCGTGGATCGCTGCCGAGCGCGGCTACATTGACGGCGTGATCCAGCCGCACGAGACCAGGCTGCTGCTGCGCAAGTCCCTGAAGCTGTTGCGCGACAAGCAGAACGGCCCCAAGGTGCAGCGCAAGCACGGCCTGCTGCCGCTCTAG
- a CDS encoding class I adenylate-forming enzyme family protein, whose translation MFLASLPDRRSAAAPHAPAVADDVRDYDNAGFLDAVTRAADALRSAGVGLGDVVAVKLPNRVEFVVVLFAAWRLGAVVTPISPTLLPAEAAYQVADAGSSVLITDDGSAAEVRVLTLDDLAGGSPEPVAPAEVGGAALALLIYTSGTTGRPKGVMLDHDNVNAMCDMVIQGFELTPADHSLLILPLFHVNGIVVSTLSPLIAGGRTTIAGRFDPATFFDRVESTRATYFSAVPTIYTMLSGLPAQVKPDTSSVRFAVCGAAPASVELLERFERRYGIGLIEGYGLSEGSCASTGNPLHGRRKPGTVGLPLPGQEIRIIDSAGTPVRQGEIGEVIIKGPNVMRGYLNRPKETAETLVDGWLRTGDVGRFDEDGYLTLVDRAKDMIIRGGENIYPKEIETVAHQLPEIAEAAAVGRANPIYGEEPVLFVSLHPGAELEVGQIRAHLSASLSKYKLPVDITILDQLPKNPVGKIDKPALRRTLAAAVARSLA comes from the coding sequence ATGTTTCTCGCCTCCCTGCCAGACCGCAGATCCGCGGCGGCCCCGCACGCCCCCGCCGTGGCCGACGACGTCCGCGACTACGACAATGCCGGCTTCCTCGACGCGGTCACTCGGGCTGCCGACGCCCTGCGCTCTGCCGGCGTCGGTCTCGGCGACGTCGTCGCAGTGAAGTTGCCCAACCGCGTCGAGTTCGTCGTCGTGCTGTTCGCGGCCTGGCGCCTGGGCGCCGTTGTCACCCCGATCAGTCCGACGCTGCTGCCTGCCGAGGCCGCCTACCAGGTGGCCGACGCCGGGTCATCGGTGCTGATCACCGACGACGGTTCCGCGGCGGAGGTGCGGGTACTGACACTCGACGATCTGGCGGGCGGATCACCGGAACCCGTCGCGCCCGCCGAGGTGGGCGGAGCCGCGCTGGCCCTGCTGATCTACACCAGTGGCACGACCGGCAGGCCCAAGGGCGTCATGCTCGACCACGACAACGTCAATGCCATGTGCGACATGGTGATCCAGGGGTTCGAACTCACTCCGGCAGACCACAGCCTGCTGATCCTGCCGCTGTTCCACGTCAACGGCATCGTGGTCAGCACCCTGTCCCCGCTGATCGCCGGCGGCCGGACCACCATTGCCGGCCGTTTCGACCCGGCCACGTTCTTCGATCGTGTCGAAAGCACGCGCGCCACATACTTTTCCGCAGTACCCACGATCTACACGATGCTGTCCGGGTTGCCCGCGCAGGTGAAGCCCGATACCAGCTCGGTCCGGTTCGCTGTCTGCGGAGCGGCGCCGGCCAGCGTCGAACTGCTCGAACGATTCGAGCGCCGCTACGGCATCGGTCTCATCGAGGGTTACGGCCTGTCCGAGGGATCCTGCGCGAGCACGGGCAATCCCCTGCACGGGCGGCGTAAACCGGGGACGGTGGGCCTCCCGCTGCCCGGCCAGGAGATCCGGATCATCGACAGTGCCGGGACACCGGTTCGACAGGGCGAGATCGGCGAGGTGATCATCAAGGGCCCCAACGTCATGCGGGGTTACCTCAACCGCCCGAAGGAGACGGCCGAGACACTGGTCGACGGCTGGCTACGGACCGGCGATGTGGGCAGATTCGACGAGGACGGCTACCTGACGCTGGTGGACCGGGCCAAGGACATGATCATCCGCGGCGGGGAGAACATCTACCCCAAGGAGATCGAGACGGTGGCCCACCAGCTGCCCGAGATCGCCGAGGCCGCGGCCGTGGGTCGCGCGAATCCGATCTACGGCGAGGAGCCCGTGCTGTTCGTCTCGCTGCACCCGGGCGCTGAGCTGGAAGTCGGCCAGATCCGCGCACACCTGAGCGCGTCATTGTCGAAATACAAACTGCCCGTGGATATCACCATCCTCGACCAGCTGCCCAAGAATCCTGTTGGCAAGATCGACAAGCCGGCGCTACGCAGAACACTCGCCGCCGCGGTTGCGCGGTCCTTGGCCTGA